CATCTCTTCGGTCCAGATCTACAGCACCTGGATGTAATTTTCTCCTGCCCCTCGGGACCTGTGTTAAGTGGAAAAGTATGTCCGCTCCTGGCTAAAGCAAAGGCCTGTGAATCTCCACATGAGAAGGCCTCTGCCTAGCCCTGCCACAGAGAGATGGGATCCAGGCCTGAGTaaaaaatgtggggtttttGACACAAACGTAAGCaatgtgtgctgtttttctgtgcagGGCCAGAGCAATTTGGATCTGCTGCTAAGTTTGGATCAGATTTTAGATCGGATCCAAGGAGGAAAATGTAAACAGGATCTTTGTCTATTCCGTTGGTTGAAAATGTTATTCAGATGGAGTTATTATAACATTACAGTAGCTCTATGCAAGCTCAGACTTACAGCCAGACAAAGTTTCTGAAGGGGTTTCACGTTGTGTTCAGCTAAAAGGCTGAAAGaatggaagacagagagagacttgacTTAAACACCACATCAGCAGACAGGCTAAGGTTTCACGAAAACACCTGCAGaaacttgtttgtttacagatgttAAAGCTAATTATTAGTGGAAGTAATAGATATCAACTTCAAAGTCAATTGTTGCTTTCCAAGGTATATTCTATTGAAATGCTGACAGACAGCTTAGAAAATCTCCCAAGTAACAGAAAGACCAGACCCTACATTCCTCTAACATCCCAGACAAGACTTTAGTATTTAGGTGTGTCTGTTAGTGCATCTCAGATCTCACcatgtgaaaacacagatttCACCATAACCttgcagcaacacacacacacccacacacacacacacacacacacacacgcctacactACTggagtccctctctctgtctctcactctcacacacactcccaaacagGCCAAGTCACACCTAGGCCTATATGCACACTCCCCCAGCAGATAGaatcacacaaatacatagatgtacccacacacacacatccaatgGGTTTGGTCTCACATTCACTTCGGATACAGCTAGACATCACATATGTTCTAAATGAATGCCAAACCAaagagagttaaaaagaaaaacaatcaagATCCACACATTTTTGGGCTATGCCAGGTTCAGGCGACCACACCTAATGCCCTTCGTCCACATGACAGGGGCCTGGACCACATGACAGGCTTGGGGAACACACTGAATGCCTTTTATGGAGGAAAACacatctctccactctctctctctatgaggCTCTTATGGATACCACAGCCAGCTACACACTGAGTGATGTGTGAGTTTGATTACAgagcacaaatgtgtgtgtgtgtgtgtgtgtgtgtgtgtgtgtgtgtgtgtgtgtgtgtgtgtgtgtgtgtgtgtgtgaaggtgttaGCCTCAGTACTATGATGTGTGATACCGAGGCTGTGTATAAATATACAGGCTGAACAGTGGTGAGAGACAAGCAGCGCTGTTTACAGCTGTCTAACTCCACCTCTacttcactgtcacacacacacaaatgtacacacacacacacacagatcacagtccATGACAAACTGAACACTGCTTATAACATACTCTCTCCACTGGTCCCAGGATGACAACAATGCTTTAATGATATTTAAAATCTAAATCCTGTGAGTATCATCCAAACCAGTACTGCTTACAGAGGTGAATATGTATGGGGGCATGTTCCCTGATGAACAAACACTTGACAAAGGTCAAGGTGAGCATAGGTGAGCCTTTATTCTTCTCTGTGTAGAAGAATAAAGGCTCTATACGAAAACTATACGTTTACAgccacaaagaaaaacagttttctcCACACATCCACTCTGTGCATCTGAATCTATGCTTTATAGATCTGCACCACTggtttaacatttttaatggaATGTTATGAATATACTTATGAATATGTATGACCGCTCCCACAGGAGACGCCCACTTCACAAGACACTCATCCAGGTCCCTCTATGAAATGTTGGCTCAGTGTAAAAATCTTAGTTCAATCTTGTTTTCAACCAGTCTGTGCTGCATGATGCATAGGCCTTGTTTGAAACCTTGGCATTTCATCCTTGTGAAGGTAAGAACATTACAGACTTAATCTCATTTTTGTCCTTGCCTGCACTGCAAAAGAAAAGCAACTTCCTCTCCCTTCTGCCTTATATGGTCACAGAACCCTCTCTCCTCAGAGCAGCAGGACAAAGTTTTTCTACACTTCATTCTCAGTTCCTGTTAACTATGGCACAGCCTGTCACGTGACCAGATAAAAGccagaccacacagacagatgaaaacCACAGATGAAATTCAGTGGAGCTGCAATTTATGCAGAAATTAATAGGGTAGCAGTGCTGCATAACAAccaaatacatttataaattcCCAATTTCAGAAAATATTGTAACAGTATATGTACACTCTGATGATAACAatctaatttttaaaatatttgataGCAAGTCTTATCTCATGCTTTCTGGGCTAatgacacgtacacacaaaacacacacaacaattaCCCATTGCGTGCGTGCGCTGATCAGTTTTGGCCATCTCCATAATCAAcgaaaaaattcaaaacagcgCATGTTTTTGGTCTCAGATCACTATGAATATGTGTCAGTACCACGTACTGAATTCCTAATGGTACTGGGCAAGTCAATACAGAGATATTTACGGAAGACTTCAGAGAAGCCTTGACGTGAACCGAAACACCCGACACCCATAAAAATGTCCATTTGAATTTTTAAGGATTGCTTGTGCTGTGTTTCACGATGTTTACGGTTTCTCGGTCGTTCTCCTGAGCACGCCCATGAGCTTGAAAACACCGAAACTGTAGAGTCAGCAAAAACACTTCGCTTGGACTTGCTCATGTGAGATTTTTAGGTTGAACAAACCCCATTTCggaagtttgttttgttgctttgttcactgggataaataaaaacaactcaCAATAGGCAATGAAATAATGCGTCGCATGCAATTTGGCGTAAGCTTGTCGTCAACTCATAACTTGTACATTTGGGTTGCATACGCGCCATGTAAACTGTTGTCATGGCTGTTGCAGGCTCCACATTCGGTAACGATATAAACgtaatttattctctgtataGTCTCATTTTAACTGTTATAATGAGAAATAATCTCTCATGTGAAGTTCAGTGAGTATCAGCAGTTTGGGGCGCGCATCCAGGGACCACGATCACGGAGGGCATGCTGTACTAAGTTTTCCACTCTCAGGATTAGCTTCACACCCGACGGCTAAGACAGTTACCTGCCGCTCAATATTACAAGCTCAGGGCGTTCCCGACCGGAGAACGCAAAACAGCCttgttcaaacaaacacatgttcgTTGGTGCATGCTAAACTAATAGGGCCTTGAAAACGGCCTATGCCATTTCAAAAGGGCGTATCCACACCGATCCTGAATAAATCAGCGTTAATATGACTTCACGTGGACGCGTGCCAGGTAAAGATGAAAAAGTCCAGGCTGCATGTTGGAGTCACAGAGCATCTGCTCGCTCACACATCTCCTTTATCAGTatctgagtttaaaatgtgGTCAGACACACCCATCCATAAGGTGTTCTTTCAGATGTTCACTAGCAGTTCTCCTGATTGCTTGATATTATGGCAAAACAGAGCACTGCAGTTCTAATGAGGTCTTAACATGTTGTGgatgcaaaacacacaccagtgactCAGAGATCTGACACAGCAACCTActgcaaactgaaaaacaacagcCCACATTCACAATCTGAATGCTTGTTATGAATGTTATATTTGAATGTCATTTCTGGGACTGCTCTACACAGCACAGGAAAACAGATATAGATAGCGTGAAATAGATTTCTATCCTACAAACTACATGACCAGAGAGCTCAGAGTCACACTGCAGTCCTCACCTTAAAGGGAAGTCAAGACACAAATATCTAGTGCTGTATTACTGATGGTCCCCTCCTCTGCCTTATCCATACCGTAATTACCAGTATGGGGCCCTTAAGATGTCAAAGCCATTATTTGGAAGTGGAGTGTCCTTTctgaaatgattatttatttatttttctacttCTCAGCTGTTTTCTATCTCCTCTCTGTATCCTCCAATACCTGTTTCATATAAAACATTACCTAAAAGACAAAaagtcattgttttatttatctcaAACAATGTAACTTAGAAACTGACACGTGCAGAGAAACTCTGGGGAAACGTGTGTGCAGGCCAGAGGAGCGACTGTAGCTTTGTCAGGTGCATACAGTCACCCCTTCCCTCAATTTTTATTACTATGATATGGCTGCAAAGGACCCCTATTAAATGGAACTAAAAGGGACATGGGATGAATTATAGgtgggaaaaataaaataaaataaaatataaaattccaGAATTCTCTATGAAAATGTATACTGAATGTATATTTGAATTTCCACTTCAGGGAAAAAAGAATCTGAGAGGCCATAATGATATGAGTCCTTAGACTATCTATGGCACCTGTTATCACAGCTTAATAGCATTATTATACCAGCactcagacagactgagagagagagagagagacagaccggagagaaagacagaaagcatCAGACTTGCTAGtctaatctctctcttcttgctAATGGGGCAGTAATACTGAGCCCACACCAGTAGCATACCCATATTCACTAAAGCAGTAACACTGTCTTAAAACAAAGACTGCACTGTCTGGGACACGAAGCCTAATTTCTCACTGGGTTTTTTCCTGATAAAGGAACCGCTTTTCACTATGAAAAGATCCGTCCAGTTTATGCTTTTCAGTGGTTTCAGGGAGTTTGTCTGAGGGGAGATCATTGTTACTGGACAAATTCTGGGCTCTTACTAGTAATAAGATATAAGAAAATAGGAGGCAGCAGAAATCCAACTAATGATATCCACTGAGTGATGCAGATGTCTCCGAAAGGAGGGGGGGCAAGCCTAAAACAAAAGTGACACGGTGAGGTACCATATGAGCACAAACCAGAGAGCTTACAGATTTCagtaaatgggaaaaaaaacagaaggacaggtatggggaaaaaacaatGGAATCTCGTAAATTGCAGCAAAGTTCATTCTCATGCTTGCCCTCCTAACAGCACAGTAAATCAGATTGTGAGAACCAGCAGCAGTGAATCCCTCCACAAACCCTTGGTCTGCCGCAGCAGAGACCAAACGTCATCCTGCAAATGACCTTTGAAACGGTCTAGAGGCGCGTGTTACTAAAATGTAGCTTATTCAGGCCCTTAACGCCTTGTATCGCTGTAGATGTGCGTGCGCATAAATTTGGACACAGTCCAGTTCACGGAGGTCACGCTGTGGAACAATGAACGCTATTGAGAATCCACTGACCGCTGCAGACCCGCTTGTAGAGTCCACGCAGAGAAGgtcgctcttttttttattttaacgtTCCACCCTTTTTAGAACATTTCCAGTCACtaataaaagtaaaaactaAAGGGTTTAGACACGGGCTTGTTATCGCGCTGTTATCATGCAGAGATAAGCAGCAGACAGGTGCTACTACAGTGTGACTTGGTCAGCTATTTCCACACCATTTATCGGGCCTTTCATTTCTTAATGGACTCTTGCACAAACATCAATAAACCAGACACTAAGCTGCATCTAATATTTTCTGCACGGTAAGATTAAAGCAAAAaatctgtgttattttagagcCACGTACATTTCTCCTGGACGCGtttatttaagaaataaaatgcCTATTTCACTCTTCTCGGCTTCGGAAAACTGGCCTTTAACTTAGTTCGACAGAGTTTCTTACCTCCCAGCGACCGCAGGTAAGCATGAGGAGGGAGAAAGGTATTGCTGTGCCGGACATGGCGTGTGTGGAGGGCATGCTGTACTCCGAGTTGTAGAACATCTCCACTTTGACCACGGGAGGTGAGGCAGGCCTGGACCAGCGGATCACGTCTTTAGTGCACTGCCCGAGGTACATGACCCAAACCCAGACCACGATCAAGCGCCGACTGACATACGCGTCCACGTTCCAGATAAAGAACGGGAAAAAGGTGATGTAAAAGAGTTCATTTCCCAACTCGGTTCCCACCGTAAACAAGTAGTATAAAAACTTGTTTTCGATTAAAAACTCTTGCCCAGCATCTCCGGTGAGGGAGTTCTTACGCAAAGGCTTCACCGTGCTCACACTTACATTCGCGTCCTCGTTGACCTGTACCTTATTAGTAAAACTGCCCAGTACAGAATGGTTACTTTGGTGGTTTTCTGATGAGGTTTGTGGTGACTGTCCGTAGTCGCTAACTCCAGCGAAGAGACGACTGCTCGCACAACTCTGGCCTTTTTCTGTATCACCCGCAGCCGGACTTTTCGCTACCCCGTTCAACGGCCCATTCTTACAAACGTCCCATTTCAAGCTACCTCCGGCGGAGGTGCCTCTTCGATGCCGGACGTCCTCAGTTTTCTCCGTCTTTTCCTCTCCGTATGCCGTACCGTTGTCACTCTCTACCTGGCGGTAATGGTTAGTGCAAGCTCCATTACTGAGCAACCGTGCCGACTCCAGTTCATTTGGGACGGCAGGGTTCCGCGAGAAAGTCCCCCGCACCCCACAAAACTTCTGAAATCGCGCTACGTGGTGCGGATCCTGTAGATACTGACATAATTGGACCAAACTCGTTTTCAGATCGCTTGCCATTTAAGCCACTAACGGTACAAAAGTGCACACTAACTCACCGAATAACTGCTGAACAGTTTGCTTACTAGCTTTTTCTGCTAGCCGCACTTCAACAAGGGCTTTAGCATGGCAGAGAGCAGCCAGTTCCGTTAGTGAGGAAGTTTCCCATGTGAATAAAACAATGTCAGACAGAAACGTTCCACTTTTCAGTCAAAATCTATATTTCTGACTATTTAATGTGGAGCTGAGAATAAAAGTAGAACTGAGGAGTACACTGCCCACAACTCCTGAATATTCCGCGCTGTGTCTGGGGTATCCGGTCACTGACACTTTCATGAAGTAGCGGTGACGTACACGTATGGGTGACGCACTGGACACCCGCCATAAATTAAACGTTAGTGCGCCTGTgcactgttatttttttccttgcGAAAAAGGCAATTGAACTGATATTTACTGAGCGACTGCGAGACTGGAGTAAAACAttaacatgttttatttgattgCAGTCACTGAAAAATATACAGATACCAGATGTTACGTTTAAAGTGGTAAAATAGACTAATTTCAGTTTTTAGAACATCAACGACATGTTCTCAAAAAGTAATTTagtattttctttatatttcttCTATTCAAAAACTGTGTTCAAATGAAGACTCTTTCCGCCCGACGTTCAGCGAATAACATTCGCATATTGATGTAAAAAGCAACAAACATTAGACTATGCACACAAGAAGTAGAGAGACACACCTTTATGAAATAAATACTGAAACCTGGTTCACAAGAACACCGAACATGTTCTGAGAACCTCTACCTTCTCATTACTCATTAAGTCAAAATAAGTGAGCAGAAGACTGCCTTGAAACTGACATGACACACTTTAACAAAATGTTTGGTTCGCTTCAAACTGCGTCAAAATGGAATACGTGCGGCCAAAGGCAAATTCTGATCAAGAATCATTAGTTCCCGTATGTTCTGTGCTAGTgataaacagaacaaactgaGTAGACGTAAGGACCTGCAGCACCCACTTCGTATGCAATCCAACTAGTCTGTACGGCGAATGCACGTGAACGAGCGAATCTTCTTTGAGGGAATCTTTGAAGTGTACCAAGCGCAATTAATCAGTAGTCTAAAAGCTTCGTTGGGCCCAATTCACGAACAGACCCACTTCGCTGATTAGCTGCTACCCCTCCATAAACTATGCAGTCTCTCCATGAAGCGGCCTTACTGTATCAGCAATATGTTCATGGCGACAACTACCTAAAAAAACACTTCAAGCACCCACTGGCCACCTCTCTACAGCGGCTCAGTGATATTGTTGACTATGGTGGCCAGGGACTACAGCATGTGTACTGGACTGACCTGCTGTTTCAGTACAACGTTTTGTTCTCACCCAAATGACCCCTACAACACTGTTAACAGGGTTCCAGTACACCAGTAGAAAAAACTTGGTGACTATTCTGACTGAGACTCGAAACGCCCCCTACTGACCCGAGGAACTGCTGATAACGTCGGCTCACTGACTATGAAGATATGTGACTATGTGCTGACCATGTCGAAACATTGATCTATTGAACACGAAATATagtattatttcttttctctctctcttttttttttttttaccggagatttcatatggtttaaaTAGCCTGCTGCAGTATAACACAACTTATATTATGAATTATTGAATTGAAGCTgagttatttttaattttttattaaatttcaTGACATTTTGGTTCACTTGTGATGTTTCATTGCCCAGCACATTTATAGTGGAGATAATGTTTAGAAGAATGTGGGGTAAATTTTACAATGAAATACTGTCAGTGTTTTTGCCTACGTTGTAGACGTGTGGTCGCTGCTTTGGAATGCGCACCCTTTAACATCCAAAGCAATGTGGAACGGGCGCGCAAGTGGAACGGATCTGCATTGCTCTCGTATTCTCATGGGGTTCGACATTTATATTGCTTGTGCAGCACTACGTTTGAATAGGCGCGTAGACAGTGTGGTTTATTAGAATTTTATAAGTTTACAGATAGGTAAGCGATAGCCTGCGTTTTGAACACTTTCTGCTGATGAATGTAATAAATGAAGTAGCCGTGATAATAATTTCTGATTGAGGAAACAGACTCACCAAGGGTATTAGCTAGAGGCTATAAATTGTTTACAGAACATTCATTTATTGAATAAATAGTATATTTATATGTTCTTTCAACGGCAAATCCGCGACTGAACTACGGGCGCGGCGCGGAAATTTAGACTCGAGGAAAAAAACCTCCCGTGCACGAGACCTCTACGGAGCTGCAGCTGGTGAGAACACAGATATCGATTTGTGTGGGCCCTGATTTGAACGGCACAAAAGCGGTGCTGAAGCGATGCGTTTTCTGAGGATATGGAAAAAATGAATCGTGGATTCAAAGATACGAATCAGTTTCGTGTACTGAATGAAACAAATACTAAAAAGAATCGTTTTTGTCGACCTCCAAGAAGGCCCAGTGTTGGCTCCGAGCTGATATCCGCGCCTACCGCTCCAAATTTGAACCTTTGTAGCGTTGTCATCCTACACGGCAGATGACACATGAAAATATTCactgatgaggtgagtggaaACCTCGTTgtaaaaaaactgaaacttcCACAAATTTGAAATAGGCATGTTCACAATTTAACAACGACTCTCTTCACAGGCACAGCCATCATAAATGCGTCTCACCGCTCCAGTTATGTTCGTGACGAAAACAATGTGTCGCAAAAAGCCTGCTGAGTAGCCTAtatatcaaattaaaagtcaATAAAGACTGTTACCATTTTTTGCAATATGGCACTGGATATTGTTACTGGTAAAATTTGTACTGAATGCCATTACTGTCATAGACATTGCTAAGAGTGGCAATTAAAGCTGTATAACGGGTCCTTTATCAGCCTGACACATACTCTGGAGGATCTGAGCATCTTTGGCAGTGCAGTAAGTGTAAGCATCAGAAAtgaacatcatttaaaaatttgTGGGAACGTCTTGACTTCAATGCCAAGCTTCCCTCACAACAAAACAATATGCCGATTTTACTTTCAAGACGAGCCGTAGGCTGGGCTGTTTTCATCAAAAGATCGATACTGCTTTCAAATCCAATGGATACACCTGTGCAAGTTATTcctagaacaaacaaacaagcaaaaacctTCTGAAGTTATAGCTGTTTCTACACCTTGATTGGTAAAATTCATCAACAGACAACAGGCTTAGCTTTGGAGCCTTTGACATGGGGAGAACAGATACAGTACTAGAGGCAACGTAGTAGCCCTCTCATAAGTATATGCATTTTATATCGGCATACATCCACTACTGTACATTAAATTTATCTAGTAATTGGTTTAT
This sequence is a window from Chanos chanos chromosome 4, fChaCha1.1, whole genome shotgun sequence. Protein-coding genes within it:
- the sgpp1b gene encoding sphingosine-1-phosphate phosphatase 1, translated to MASDLKTSLVQLCQYLQDPHHVARFQKFCGVRGTFSRNPAVPNELESARLLSNGACTNHYRQVESDNGTAYGEEKTEKTEDVRHRRGTSAGGSLKWDVCKNGPLNGVAKSPAAGDTEKGQSCASSRLFAGVSDYGQSPQTSSENHQSNHSVLGSFTNKVQVNEDANVSVSTVKPLRKNSLTGDAGQEFLIENKFLYYLFTVGTELGNELFYITFFPFFIWNVDAYVSRRLIVVWVWVMYLGQCTKDVIRWSRPASPPVVKVEMFYNSEYSMPSTHAMSGTAIPFSLLMLTCGRWEYPFILGLLLALSWCVLVCLSRIYMGMHSILDIIAGFLYSILILLVFGPALDPIDNFNLSYPYAPLLIVSLHVAMGLFSFTLDTWSTSRGDTAQILGTGAGVALASHLNHRLGLIPDPPASLLPLRPPPLSAALLGVALLRFGLGVLVLLATRALMKALTIPLVCRLFDIPSDDVRKARQHMEVELPYRYIVYGTVGFNALFLVPILFSCVGLS